From Isachenkonia alkalipeptolytica:
TGAGCGTCTGCAAATACTGGTGCAGCAAATCCACCCATTACCGCAGCGAATACCATCATGATTGATAATAGTAGTGCTAGTTTTCTTTTCACTGTGTAATTCCTCCTCCTGATATTTTTTTTGCCCGTCAATTTGCCATCTCTTTTCCGTCCTACCCTAAAAACCTTTAAAACTGCAATATGTATTGAGTTTTAAAGTGGACCATAAAACTCATGCGCAAACCGACGTAGCTTATTTCATGATCTTCAGAAATCATGACTTATACATATACTATAGAATTTTTCGCCTTCTGTCAATAGGATAATCCCTAATTTTTCGTGAAATTAAGGGGATTTCATTAAAATTAAGAATATTTAACAAATCCTTAAGGGTTCCATTTTTTGTCGATTTTTATTCGACATTTTTTTCTTATTTTATTAAGGTCCCCGTCCCCGGAAAAAAATATGTTTTCCCATGATTTCTTCCCCCCTTTACTGTTTTAAATTTTTTTATCCTGTTTCACTTAATATTTCTTACAGTAGTATATATTCGCCGTAGTTTTTCAGAATTCCTGCTTTTTTTCTTTATTTTCTCTAATTTAAGTCCCCGGTCACAAAAAACGAAAAAAGAAAAGCCCGGGCATCCTTCTATTTACCCAGGGCTTTTCCTTTTAAAAGGGAATTATTTAAAAAACCAATGATTTTTTTTAACGTTCCAACTTACTTTTACTTATATACCGGGATGTTAAACCGTAGGGGGATGTTGTTTCGAAGGGCGATGTCAAAGACCAGATCCAAGGTGCTGGTCTGCTTGACGGCCCAACCGATGTCCGTTGCGTACTGGGGACTGCCCGTGGTGATGTTGGCAGGATTCCAACGCATTTTATACAGGGTGTCCTGTTTTCTTGTGGGGTTGTTGATATAGTTTCTGGAAATCCAGTCGGCGCCTCCGATGATGGAGTCCTCGGGGGTAAACCACCCCTCCCGAAAGGCCCGCTCGGCTCCGGAACGAAGGGCGGAACTGTCAAAGGCTCCAATTCCAAACATATTGTATACTTTTATTCGCTCCGATGAGGGAACGGAATCGGGATTGGATAGATAGTTTCCTTCGGTGTCCACATACAGGCCGGTGGCCAGTCGGGAGGTTCCGTTTCCGGTTTCCAAGAAAGCATGGGATAGTAAATACACCTCATTGACGTTATACTTTTCTCCCGCTTCCAGGAAGGCCCGCTCCATACCTTCTAGGACTCCTTTTCCTTTAAGCTCGTCCCGCAGGGTGCTTTCAGTGACCCCAGAGCTTCCGGAAAGAATATAGAACTGATACATGCTTCTTGGTACCTGCTGTACCATTTCCACATGATCCCCGGAAATCCATCCTTCGGTACCGTTGGTGCTGATTTTGTACCAACCGTTGGACTGCTCGATAATATGGAAGGTCTCTCCCCGGCTGACACTGGTTAAGTGCTCGTAGGAGGTGCCCGGTCCTTTTCGTACTCTTAAGGAGCTAACATCCACCCGTACGCCGATGGAGGATATGGCCTGGTAGTTATCCTTAAGGGCTACAAAGTCCCCGGATACCCAACCGGTTTCTCCGTCCTTTTCGATTTTATACCAGCCGTTGGACCGGTCCAATACGTCAAACACTTCATTTCGACTGAGAGAGGTGATTACGCCGTTACTGGTGCCCGGGCCGCTTCGCATATTTAAAGAGGCCGTGGTAACCTTTATAATCTCTCCTTGGTTGTTGTTACTCAATAAGCTTTCATTATAGTACCGGGTGGGGTCCAGATGTCTTGCCACATCCGATTCCTTCGCCCGTTGCCATCCTCCGCCGTATAAATCGGTTTGTGGATTTTTCGCCATTTGATTCGCCAGGGCTTCCTCAAAGGTTTTATTGTAGTTGGTAAACATTACGAACATGTTGTCCTCGATAATAATTTCCTTTTCCGCCAACTGACTGTAAAAGGTGACCTGGTTTACCATATAGGCAAGGGGCGGAATATCCGCTGCTCGGTTGATAATGGTTTCATACCGGGCAATGGCGGTGGAGAAATTTTTCCGGTTATGCTGTCGCTCGCTCCAGCCCAGAAGATTTTCCGCAGCGTCTACCATATTGGATACATACTCTTCATGCCACTGATAGATGAAAAAGTCCTCGGTATAGCCGGTAAACATGGAGGTGGCCCCACCGTTTTCTTCGATTGTGGCCATGCGGTCTCTTACCCGTTCAATCCCTTGACCCCTTTCCGCCCGTTCCTTCGATGCCTTGGCCGCATTGATGATCTTTTCATCGATGATCTCCTCGGCGTCGATTAAACGGTTGTATCGGTTAATGGCGGTGGAGAAGTTTTCGTTGTTGTGTTGATTTTGAGACCAGTTAATCAAGCTTCTGGCGCTCTCTTCCAGTCCCTCCTGGAATCGGCTGTCGGCGGGATATGCATTATAGCTGTCCACAAAGGCCTGGAACCTAGAGGATACATTGGTTTGTCCGTCAGCATACTGGAACTGTCTATCCGCCGTGGGGAAGCTGTTGTTTTCGGCAAAGGGTAGCAGGTCCTCAGCCTCCTGTACCGTATCTCGTAGCACCTCGATGTCTCCGGCCTCATCAATGATCCGGCCATAGCTTGTGGCGGCCACATCAAAATTGCCCCGGTCATGGTTTCGCTGGGTCCATCCAAAAAGGTTGTCGGTGGCCTTCTTGGTTCCCTTTACGTACTCTGCATTCCACTGATAGATCTCAAAGCTTCCTACAAAATTTCGAAACAGGGTGGTGGCGGAGCCGGTGTCTTCATTGGCCTGTATTTTTCTTGCCACCCGTTCTATAGCTACCCCGCTTTGTGCTTTCTCTCTACTGGCTTTAACCGCATCCACCAAGGATTCGGGCAACCGGTCCTGTTCTTCCAGTAATAGATCATAACGCTGTATCGCCGTGGAGAAGTTTTCATTGTTGTGTTGATTTTGGGCCCAGTTTAAAAGCATCTCGGCACTTTCCAGGTACCCCTTTTCCATTCGCTCTTCCCCGGGAAAGGCGTCCAACCCTTCACTAAAGGCCGTAAACCGGGAGGTAACCGAGGTTTGTTCATCGGCGTATTCAAACTGTTCATCGGAGGTGGAAAAACTCTGGTCCTCGGCAAGGGCCAAAAGTTCCTGTGCCTTCTTTACAGAGTCCTCGAGTAAAGAAATGCCTTCTCCCCGGTTAATAATGGTTTCGTAGCGCTCGGCCGCGACACTGAAATTACCCCGGTTGTGGTTTCGCTCACTCCACCCCATCAGGTTTTGGGTTACGGAAAGGGTGCGGTCTCGATAGTCTTCATTCCATTGATACAGTTCATACTTGTCCAGATAGTTGGTAAATAAAGTGGTGGCGGAGCCGGTATCATCGTTCTTTGTAATTTGATCCGCTACCCGCTCAATAACCGTACCCGCTTCTGCTTTTTTAAGGCTTTCCTCTACGGACTGTACAATTTCGGTGCGGTGGACCTCTTTATTTTCCAGTATTAATTGGTAGCGCCTTATGGCAGTGTTCAGGTTCCCGTTGTTGTGTTGGTTTTGAGACCAACGGAGAAGATTTTCCGTGCTTTCTTTTAGCCCCTGCTGGAATCGTTCATCCTCGGGATAGTTCAGATGACCGGTTAAGTATGCATTGTACAGGGAAGTAGCATTTACCTGCTCTTGTGCGAAGGCATAAAGTTCATCGGCGGATTTGTCTTCCGCTTCCTTATGGATACTCTCCACCTGTACCGCCAGGGCTTCACTGTCCTTCTCTTCCTCTTCTTCCTTCTCCTCTACATCCTTTTCCTCCTGATCTTCCTTTTCTTCCTTCTGCTCTTTTTCCTCTTGTTCCTTTTCTTCCTTGCTTTCCGACGCTTCATATGTAGCGGATTCCTCTGTGGTCATCTTCGGTGAGGCTTCATCCTCTTTAGGCTTTAACTCGTCGGCAAAGCTGTAGGACGTTAGAAGGGCCACAAAGCAGGTGGTGCAAATCGCCGCCTTGATAGCATCTCCCTTTCGGACATAATCCGATTTTCTGTAGTTTTTCATGGATATTATTCCTCCTAGTCTCGGTTTCTTTGGCTTATCCTCTTTGTCTTCTCCGGGCTGTCAGTTTTTTATACCCTCATTATACACATCTACCAGGGCTTCGGCAATTTTTTTCGGTGAAAAAATTTCCTTCATTTCCTGAGAAAGGGTGCTTGGATCATACTGATCAATGCGTTGAACCATCCGGATCATAGCCTGTTTCAGATCCTCCCGGTCTCCCCCCGGGACCAAAATACCATTTTTTTCTGTTATAAAGCCCTGGGGACCCCCTTTTGCCAGGGAAATCACCGGCAGTCCTGCGGCCATTGCCTCTATAAAGGCCACGCCAAAGGTCTCCAGTTTCGAGGCCAGGACAAAGGCCTGGGACTGCTGCATTTTCTCTGCTATGGTCTCCCGGGGCTGCTGGCCCATTAAAAACACTTGGGTTTCAAGGTTTTTTTCCGTTATCAGGGTTTGCAGGGCCTCCCGTTCCGGGCCGCCGCCGTAAATATACAGTTTTACTCCCTTAGGGGCTAATGGATGCTCCTCGCCGCCCTTCTCCCTAGAAAAGGCTTCAAAGAAAGCTTCGATCAACAGATGATGCTCCTTATGTTTTTGAAGGCTACCCACGGAAATGAAGTGAAACTCAGAGGGAGGGGTCTTTTTCTTATGGGGATCGTACTGAAAACGACCGGTATCTACAATATTGGGAATCACCCGGGGCCTGATTCCGAAATGTCTGTTTAGATTTTCTGCCAGGTACTGACTGACTGCGAGAAATTGATCCACCTCCCGGTAGGTTTCCTCCCCTAGTTTTTGAAGCCTAGGATCCAGCACCTCCTGATTCAGACCGGAGTAATGTTCGGTATAGACCAGGGGAAAATCTCGGTTTTTCAGAACCTTGGTTGCGGCGTGACCCACATTGATAAACTGGGCATGGACCACATCGGGTTTTCCCCGCTCCGTTACCATTTTTTTATAGAGTTTCTCAAGGGCGGTGATTCGAACTTTTTGTGTCAGGTTCTTCCCGATATTTCCCACGGGAAGATTTAAGGCGATTACCGTGACTCCCCGGTGTTGTTTTTGTTCAAATCCCCAGGACCTTTTTTTCCGAAGGGACCGAAGATCCAGGGCCCCGTAGGTCACCCGGTGGCCCAGGTCCGCTAAGGCCTTGGCCTGATCAAACTCAAAAATGCCGTTCATGGGGTAGGCCTCGGTGGGATAGCCCCGGGCAAGGATGAAAATATTTAAGGGTTTCTTTGTCACAGCGGCGTCCTCCTAGGATTCATAGATTTCCATCATTTTCTGAGCAATGGTCTGCCAGTTAAAGTCTTTTGCCTGCTCTTTGCCGTTTCTCCTCAGGCGGTGATAATTATCCAGGATCTTTTCAACTCCCGCTTCAATGGTTTTCGGGTCCTCGGGATCTACGGAGTACCCCACTTCACCTTCGTGGTAAAATCCGTCAAAGCCCCGATCTTTGCTGTAAAGGATAGGCAGACCCTGGCTTAGGGCCTCCACATAGACCAGCCCAAAGGTCTCCCGGTGGGAGGCCATTATGAAAAGATCGCTTGTGGCCATGATTCTTCGAATTTTTTCCGGGTCGGTAACGTAGCCGTAAAAGGTAACCCGGTCTTCCAGGTTTAAGCTTTTGACCTGTTTTTTCAAGTCCTCTTCCAGGGGACCGGAACCGATGATTTTAAGATTCATGTTCTCTCCCCGCAGTGTGAAGGCGGCTAAGGCTTTTAGAATGCTGCCCACGTTTTTGTTTTCATTCAAGACGCCGATGAAAAGCCAGGTGGGATGGTGAAGCTCTTTTTCCCCGTTCTCCTCCTCTAAGGATGCTTCCGGGGGGCCTTCCTCTAACCAGTGGCCTTCAATGCCGTTGGGAATCACCAGGGCTTTTTCCTTAAGACCTTCGGCAACCTTTGGAGGAAGCATGGACAAAAGGTAGTTTTGATAGGCATGGGAGATGAACACCACGGCCTTGGCCTCTTGTAAGATCTTATACATAAAGGGGCGTAAATGAAGGGCCTTTTTATAAAACCGGTTGATATCCGTTCCCCGGACACTGACCACATAGGGAATGTCATGCTTCTTGTGGATCCGGTAGGCCGTACCCCCGTCGCTGAAGATGGTATGGGCATGGATCAAATCCACGGACTCCTTCTTTAACACCTGTTCCTCCAACACCCTTTGTTGCTTTCGGATCTTTTGGAAATAGAAATAACGATGATGTTTTTTGATCATGTGGGGAAAGTAATAATTGACCGAAGGGTAACGGTTTTGATCCAGGGCGTTTACCCCATGGAGCTCCTTTTTCCGAACCGGAACAAACACTTCCTGTTTCAGCCCCTTTTTCGCCAGTTCCTTTACCATATTTTTATATAGCCGGTTGCCGATATAGTAAGAACAAATATGTAACAGTTTCATCCGTCTCATCCTTTTTTTTCAAACAGGGAAGCGACGCATCGCTTCCCTGTGGTTTGTGTTTATTGTTTGATTTTTCGGTATGCTGCCGATTATTCGGTTGTTCACTTTTTCCTTGCTGTTTTCTACAAACTCCAGTAATGATAGTTTTCCTGCTCCATTACATCGGGATCCATGATCCCCTTCACGTCGATCATTACCTTCACAGGATCCCCATACATATTTCCGATGGTTTTTAGGTCATAGTGTTGTTTAAACTCATCATGGGCTACGGCGAAAACCACAGCACTGAGGCCTTTCATCTCTTCCTTGGAACAAAGGGTGATGCCGTATTCCCGCTCCACCTCTTCTCTGTCGGCTACCGGGTCGTGGACAAGAACCTCCAGGTCATATTCCTCCAACTCTTTGATAATATCAATCACCTTGGTGTTTCGAACATCGCCGCAGTTCTCCTTGAAGGTGATGCCAAGAATTCCCACCTTTGAGCCCTGGATGATTTTTCCCGACTTGATCAGCTTTTTAATGGTGTTCTCTGCTACATACTTCCCCATACCGTCATTGATTTTACGGCCGGCTAAAATAATCTGGGAATGATATCCCAGCTGCTCTGCCTTGTAGGTAAAGTAGTAGGGGTCCACGCCGATGCAGTGTCCGCCCACCAGGCCGGGGGTAAACTTAAGGAAGTTCCACTTGGTGCCGGCGGCTTCCAATACCTGTTGGGTGTTGATGTTCATTTTATTAAAGACCATGGCCAGCTCATTCATAAAGGCGATGTTAATATCCCGCTGAGAATTTTCAATGACTTTCGAAGCTTCCGCCACCTTAATGGTCTGGGCGCGGTGTACCCCGGCTTCAATGATGGCCTCGTACACTTTCGCAATCAAATCCAAGGAAGCCTCGTCGGAGCCGGAAACCACTTTAACAATTTTCGTTAGGGTATTGACCTTATCCCCGGGATTGATTCGCTCGGGGGAGTATCCCACTGTAAAGTCCTTTCCAAAGGTGAGTCCCGAAATCTTTTCCAAAATCGGAATGCAAATTTCTTCCGTGGTGCCGGGATAAACCGTGGATTCATAAACCACCACGGAACCTTTGGTAAGATTTCTTCCCACGGTTTCACTGGCTTTAATCACCGGAGTCAGATCCGGGGTTTTATCCGCATTAATCGGTGTGGGTACCGCCACCACATGGAAGCGGCATTCCTTAATATCCTCTTCTTTGTCGGTAAGTACCGCCGTGGAAGCCTGAAGAGCTTCATCGCCCACTTCGTCGGTAACGTCAATCCCCTTATGGTACTGGGCAAGCTTTTCCTTATTGGTATCGTACCCTACCACATCAAACTTTTTCGCAAATTCCACGACTAGCGGCAGACCCACATAGCCCAGTCCGATGACCGAAATTTTTTCTTTCCTGTTTACAATATCCTGATACATGTTCATTGACTGATCCCCCTATTCATTTGGTATTCAATTTATGCCAGGTTTTTTCCTGTTTTGAAGTTGTTTTTACGCTTTATATACCTTGTTGACGATTGCTATCAGCTTTTCCTTGGCTATTTTATCCGAGTATTTTTCTTCGGCCAATTTCCTTGCGTTTCTCCCCATTTTTTGTAGCCTTTCCCGATCCTTTTTTAAGGATGTCACTTCCTCGGCCAGGGCCTCAGGGGTTGTGGCCGCCTTCCCACATTCATGCTGCTCCAGAGCCCTTTTTTGCCATCCACCGTAATTAATCAGCACGGGCAGACCGGCGGCGAGGAAATCGAAAAACTTGTTGGCGCTGTTGTCCTCCAGGATTTTATATTGATTGTCCACACACATCAGACCCAAATCCGCACTGAGGATATTTTTCACCACTTCCGCCTTGGGTTTGGCATCTTCGATGATCACATTGGACAGGCCTTCTTCTTTTACCCGTTGTTGCAGGTGTTCTTTTTGTTTTCCGTCACCGATTAAGAGATAATGAATCCCCGGGTCCATAGCCAGGGTCAGCTTTGCGGCATCCAGTATAAAGTCCAGCCCGTTTACATGGCCCATGGTGCCGGGGTGAATACAGGTAAAGGGTTTTTCCTTTCCCTGGGCATTGTTTTCAGCCAGAGTATTGTTTTCCTTTTCTTCATCGTATAAATATAGATTGGCCATATTCTCAATGGTGGTCAGTTTCTCTTCGGGCACCCCTTTTTTCAGAAGGTTATCATGCATTCCATCGGAAAGCACAATGATATGAGCAGCGTTTTTATAGATCCACTTTTCAAAGACCTGTAGCAGTTTGATTACCACCCTGTTGTTTATGTAGCCCAGGGCAATGGGCACATCCGGCCATACATCCCGTACTTCAAAGATCAGTTTCCTTTTTCTAAGCTTCCCTAATAGCACGGCGGGAAGGCCTATGGTTAAAGGGGTGGAGGTGGCAAAAATCACTTTAGCCTCCTTGTCCTTCCATCCTTTGAAAAAAGCTTTGCGGTTGTAATCCAGAAAAGATAATATTCTTCGGGATTTGGACATTTTATTGTTGTAGGCGGTCCCCGTGGAGGAGACCTTTATCTTCTCATGGTCTAAGGGCTCCGAGGGAATCCCCGTAATCACATGAACCTTGACTCCCCGGTCGCCCAAAAATTTGGCGAACTCATAGGACCTTGTCCCTCCCGAGCTTTGATTGGTCTTAAAATACTGATGCAGGTATAACATTTTCATCATTAGGGCCTCGCCTTTCTTAAATACTCCAGCACCCGGTCCACTTGCTCTTCGGTGAGGTTGGAACTGCAGGGAATATT
This genomic window contains:
- a CDS encoding N-acetylglucosaminidase, whose protein sequence is MKNYRKSDYVRKGDAIKAAICTTCFVALLTSYSFADELKPKEDEASPKMTTEESATYEASESKEEKEQEEKEQKEEKEDQEEKDVEEKEEEEEKDSEALAVQVESIHKEAEDKSADELYAFAQEQVNATSLYNAYLTGHLNYPEDERFQQGLKESTENLLRWSQNQHNNGNLNTAIRRYQLILENKEVHRTEIVQSVEESLKKAEAGTVIERVADQITKNDDTGSATTLFTNYLDKYELYQWNEDYRDRTLSVTQNLMGWSERNHNRGNFSVAAERYETIINRGEGISLLEDSVKKAQELLALAEDQSFSTSDEQFEYADEQTSVTSRFTAFSEGLDAFPGEERMEKGYLESAEMLLNWAQNQHNNENFSTAIQRYDLLLEEQDRLPESLVDAVKASREKAQSGVAIERVARKIQANEDTGSATTLFRNFVGSFEIYQWNAEYVKGTKKATDNLFGWTQRNHDRGNFDVAATSYGRIIDEAGDIEVLRDTVQEAEDLLPFAENNSFPTADRQFQYADGQTNVSSRFQAFVDSYNAYPADSRFQEGLEESARSLINWSQNQHNNENFSTAINRYNRLIDAEEIIDEKIINAAKASKERAERGQGIERVRDRMATIEENGGATSMFTGYTEDFFIYQWHEEYVSNMVDAAENLLGWSERQHNRKNFSTAIARYETIINRAADIPPLAYMVNQVTFYSQLAEKEIIIEDNMFVMFTNYNKTFEEALANQMAKNPQTDLYGGGWQRAKESDVARHLDPTRYYNESLLSNNNQGEIIKVTTASLNMRSGPGTSNGVITSLSRNEVFDVLDRSNGWYKIEKDGETGWVSGDFVALKDNYQAISSIGVRVDVSSLRVRKGPGTSYEHLTSVSRGETFHIIEQSNGWYKISTNGTEGWISGDHVEMVQQVPRSMYQFYILSGSSGVTESTLRDELKGKGVLEGMERAFLEAGEKYNVNEVYLLSHAFLETGNGTSRLATGLYVDTEGNYLSNPDSVPSSERIKVYNMFGIGAFDSSALRSGAERAFREGWFTPEDSIIGGADWISRNYINNPTRKQDTLYKMRWNPANITTGSPQYATDIGWAVKQTSTLDLVFDIALRNNIPLRFNIPVYK
- a CDS encoding glycosyltransferase, yielding MTKKPLNIFILARGYPTEAYPMNGIFEFDQAKALADLGHRVTYGALDLRSLRKKRSWGFEQKQHRGVTVIALNLPVGNIGKNLTQKVRITALEKLYKKMVTERGKPDVVHAQFINVGHAATKVLKNRDFPLVYTEHYSGLNQEVLDPRLQKLGEETYREVDQFLAVSQYLAENLNRHFGIRPRVIPNIVDTGRFQYDPHKKKTPPSEFHFISVGSLQKHKEHHLLIEAFFEAFSREKGGEEHPLAPKGVKLYIYGGGPEREALQTLITEKNLETQVFLMGQQPRETIAEKMQQSQAFVLASKLETFGVAFIEAMAAGLPVISLAKGGPQGFITEKNGILVPGGDREDLKQAMIRMVQRIDQYDPSTLSQEMKEIFSPKKIAEALVDVYNEGIKN
- a CDS encoding glycosyltransferase, yielding MKLLHICSYYIGNRLYKNMVKELAKKGLKQEVFVPVRKKELHGVNALDQNRYPSVNYYFPHMIKKHHRYFYFQKIRKQQRVLEEQVLKKESVDLIHAHTIFSDGGTAYRIHKKHDIPYVVSVRGTDINRFYKKALHLRPFMYKILQEAKAVVFISHAYQNYLLSMLPPKVAEGLKEKALVIPNGIEGHWLEEGPPEASLEEENGEKELHHPTWLFIGVLNENKNVGSILKALAAFTLRGENMNLKIIGSGPLEEDLKKQVKSLNLEDRVTFYGYVTDPEKIRRIMATSDLFIMASHRETFGLVYVEALSQGLPILYSKDRGFDGFYHEGEVGYSVDPEDPKTIEAGVEKILDNYHRLRRNGKEQAKDFNWQTIAQKMMEIYES
- a CDS encoding nucleotide sugar dehydrogenase — protein: MNMYQDIVNRKEKISVIGLGYVGLPLVVEFAKKFDVVGYDTNKEKLAQYHKGIDVTDEVGDEALQASTAVLTDKEEDIKECRFHVVAVPTPINADKTPDLTPVIKASETVGRNLTKGSVVVYESTVYPGTTEEICIPILEKISGLTFGKDFTVGYSPERINPGDKVNTLTKIVKVVSGSDEASLDLIAKVYEAIIEAGVHRAQTIKVAEASKVIENSQRDINIAFMNELAMVFNKMNINTQQVLEAAGTKWNFLKFTPGLVGGHCIGVDPYYFTYKAEQLGYHSQIILAGRKINDGMGKYVAENTIKKLIKSGKIIQGSKVGILGITFKENCGDVRNTKVIDIIKELEEYDLEVLVHDPVADREEVEREYGITLCSKEEMKGLSAVVFAVAHDEFKQHYDLKTIGNMYGDPVKVMIDVKGIMDPDVMEQENYHYWSL
- a CDS encoding glycosyltransferase family 4 protein yields the protein MMKMLYLHQYFKTNQSSGGTRSYEFAKFLGDRGVKVHVITGIPSEPLDHEKIKVSSTGTAYNNKMSKSRRILSFLDYNRKAFFKGWKDKEAKVIFATSTPLTIGLPAVLLGKLRKRKLIFEVRDVWPDVPIALGYINNRVVIKLLQVFEKWIYKNAAHIIVLSDGMHDNLLKKGVPEEKLTTIENMANLYLYDEEKENNTLAENNAQGKEKPFTCIHPGTMGHVNGLDFILDAAKLTLAMDPGIHYLLIGDGKQKEHLQQRVKEEGLSNVIIEDAKPKAEVVKNILSADLGLMCVDNQYKILEDNSANKFFDFLAAGLPVLINYGGWQKRALEQHECGKAATTPEALAEEVTSLKKDRERLQKMGRNARKLAEEKYSDKIAKEKLIAIVNKVYKA